In Paractinoplanes brasiliensis, the following proteins share a genomic window:
- a CDS encoding DNA polymerase ligase N-terminal domain-containing protein, which produces MTDRLADYRRKRDASRTPEPVPGTDNSGESDTQEKRSASGRKKARGREAAAGGRFVIQQHHARSLHWDVRLEHDGVLVSFAVPRGLPRDQHRNNLAKHTEDHPLEYLSFSGEIPAGEYGGGRMTIFDSGTYEVDKWRDDEIGVTFHGERATGRYVFFQTGGNDWMVRRMDPPEPGWETMPEVVPPMLPTRAAHLPGEDAEWGYEMAWGGRRVVAYVSGGRVRLLDADGNEVTSWYPEIRPLGPQLAPIEAVIDGEVVAFAEARPDPALLERRKQPKDSAAARRAAERTPVHFLAYDLLWLEGHSTVEAVRYAERRELLEGLAVNGDNWQTPPFFPGGGEFALEAAAAQGLAGVVAKRLDSPYLPGRRSRLWLTISAGAG; this is translated from the coding sequence ATGACCGACCGTCTCGCCGACTATCGCCGCAAAAGAGACGCCTCCCGCACGCCCGAGCCCGTTCCCGGAACGGATAACTCCGGCGAGTCGGACACGCAGGAGAAACGGTCGGCGAGCGGGCGGAAGAAGGCGCGTGGCCGGGAGGCGGCGGCTGGTGGGCGGTTCGTCATCCAGCAGCATCATGCGCGGAGCCTGCACTGGGATGTGCGGCTGGAGCACGACGGTGTGCTGGTGTCGTTCGCGGTGCCGCGGGGATTGCCTCGCGACCAGCACCGCAACAACCTGGCCAAGCACACCGAGGACCATCCGCTCGAATATCTGAGCTTCTCGGGGGAGATCCCGGCCGGCGAGTACGGCGGCGGCCGGATGACGATTTTCGACAGCGGCACGTACGAGGTGGACAAGTGGCGCGACGACGAGATCGGCGTCACCTTCCACGGGGAGCGGGCCACCGGGCGCTACGTCTTCTTCCAGACCGGCGGCAACGACTGGATGGTCCGCCGGATGGATCCACCCGAACCGGGCTGGGAGACGATGCCCGAGGTGGTGCCGCCGATGCTGCCGACCCGCGCCGCCCACCTGCCGGGCGAGGACGCCGAGTGGGGCTACGAGATGGCCTGGGGCGGCCGGCGCGTCGTCGCGTACGTCTCGGGCGGCCGGGTGCGCCTGCTGGACGCCGACGGCAATGAGGTGACGTCGTGGTATCCGGAGATCCGGCCGCTGGGGCCGCAGCTGGCGCCGATCGAGGCCGTGATCGACGGCGAGGTCGTCGCCTTCGCGGAGGCGCGGCCCGATCCGGCCCTGTTGGAGCGGCGCAAGCAACCGAAGGACTCGGCCGCGGCCCGGCGCGCCGCCGAGCGCACCCCGGTGCATTTCCTCGCGTACGACCTGCTCTGGCTGGAGGGCCACAGCACGGTCGAGGCGGTGCGGTACGCCGAGCGCCGGGAACTGCTGGAGGGGCTGGCGGTCAACGGCGACAACTGGCAGACCCCGCCCTTCTTCCCGGGCGGCGGCGAGTTCGCCCTGGAGGCGGCCGCGGCCCAGGGCCTGGCCGGCGTCGTGGCCAAGCGCCTCGACTCCCCTTACCTGCCCGGCCGCCGCAGCCGGCTCTGGCTGACCATCAGCGCCGGCGCCGGGTAA
- a CDS encoding MGH1-like glycoside hydrolase domain-containing protein — MSAELWNSAARVLEINWQDDHMVPSRRLYPHQWSWDAAFIAVGLAYVNPARAWRDLRSLFEAQWPDGRVPHIVFDPATAEADYFPGPAFWSVPPYANRPAHGSTGIVQPPLHAVAAWEVYRRASAHGAAHVQQAYGELEWLYPRLVAQQDYLTTRRDLGGGGLAALVHPWESGLDNSPSWDAAMANVPADMSLLTTFRRRDLDVADAAHRPTDRDYARYVGLVLSYRAEQYSDTDLLSRHAFAVECPSFNAILGAAELALAQIAAVLGLAAESEAHRERAQRITNALIKRLWNPDTRTFHARDVRTGTLSAAHSVSGLMPLMLPDLQPEQVAGVLAEARSERFGLPDETGLPVPSYDRTAPDFDTQRYWRGPVWINVNWLLRRGLLTHGLRDEAEDLRAAMVRLVHRNGHFEYFHPKNGEGLGAPTFSWTAALALDLLADRSVPAYAKAG; from the coding sequence ATGTCTGCTGAACTCTGGAACTCCGCCGCCCGCGTCCTCGAGATCAACTGGCAGGACGACCACATGGTCCCGTCCCGTCGGCTCTATCCGCACCAGTGGAGCTGGGACGCCGCCTTCATCGCGGTCGGACTGGCCTACGTCAACCCGGCTCGGGCCTGGCGTGACCTGCGCAGCCTGTTCGAGGCGCAGTGGCCGGACGGGCGGGTTCCGCACATCGTCTTCGACCCCGCGACCGCCGAGGCCGACTACTTCCCGGGCCCCGCGTTCTGGTCCGTTCCCCCGTACGCGAACCGTCCCGCCCACGGAAGCACCGGGATCGTTCAGCCTCCCCTGCACGCGGTGGCGGCCTGGGAGGTTTATCGGCGGGCCTCCGCGCACGGGGCGGCCCACGTCCAGCAGGCGTACGGGGAATTGGAATGGCTTTATCCCCGTCTGGTGGCCCAGCAGGACTATCTGACGACGCGCCGCGATCTGGGTGGCGGTGGACTGGCCGCGCTCGTGCACCCGTGGGAGTCCGGGCTCGACAACAGCCCGTCCTGGGACGCCGCGATGGCCAACGTGCCCGCCGACATGTCGCTGCTGACCACGTTCCGCCGGCGTGACCTCGACGTGGCCGACGCCGCGCACCGCCCGACCGATCGCGACTACGCCCGGTACGTCGGCCTGGTTCTGAGTTATCGCGCCGAGCAGTACTCGGACACCGACCTGCTGAGCCGGCACGCGTTCGCCGTCGAGTGCCCGTCGTTCAACGCGATCCTGGGCGCGGCCGAGCTGGCGCTGGCCCAGATCGCGGCGGTGCTCGGGCTGGCCGCCGAGTCGGAGGCGCACCGGGAGCGGGCCCAGCGGATCACCAACGCCCTCATCAAGCGCCTGTGGAACCCGGACACGCGGACGTTCCACGCGCGTGACGTGCGCACCGGCACGCTCAGCGCGGCGCACAGCGTGAGCGGCCTGATGCCGTTGATGCTGCCCGACCTGCAGCCCGAGCAGGTCGCGGGCGTGCTGGCCGAGGCCCGGTCGGAAAGGTTCGGGCTGCCCGACGAGACCGGTTTGCCGGTGCCCAGCTACGACCGGACGGCGCCCGACTTCGACACCCAGCGTTACTGGCGCGGGCCGGTCTGGATCAACGTGAACTGGCTGCTGCGCCGCGGCCTGCTGACCCACGGCCTGCGCGACGAGGCCGAGGACCTGCGGGCGGCGATGGTACGGCTGGTGCACCGCAACGGCCACTTCGAGTATTTCCACCCGAAGAACGGCGAGGGCCTGGGCGCGCCCACGTTCAGCTGGACCGCCGCCCTGGCCCTCGACCTGCTCGCCGACCGTTCCGTGCCGGCGTACGCAAAAGCAGGGTGA
- a CDS encoding S-(hydroxymethyl)mycothiol dehydrogenase gives MSQRVQGVIARSKGAPVELTTIVIPDPGPGEAVVAIQACGVCHTDLHYREGGINDDFPFLLGHEAAGVVESVGAGVTDVAPGDFVVLNWRAVCGNCRACNKGKPWYCFATHNATQKMTLEDGTELSPALGIGAFVEKTLVHAGQCTKVDPRARAAAVGLLGCGVMAGIGAAINTGGVTRGDSVAVIGCGGVGDGAVAGAALAGATTIIAIDTDDQKLEWARKFGATHVVNARGVDVVEKVKELTGGFGADVVVEAVGRPETYEQAFYARDLAGTVVLVGVPTPDMKIELPLLEVFGRGGALKSSWYGDCLPTRDFPMLTELYLQGRLDLDAFVTEEIPLGQVEDAFKKMHTGGVLRSVVVF, from the coding sequence ATGAGTCAGCGAGTGCAGGGCGTCATCGCCCGCAGCAAGGGTGCCCCCGTCGAGCTCACCACGATCGTGATTCCCGATCCCGGGCCCGGCGAGGCCGTCGTCGCGATCCAGGCGTGCGGGGTGTGCCACACCGACCTGCACTATCGCGAGGGCGGCATCAACGACGACTTCCCGTTCCTGCTCGGGCACGAGGCGGCCGGCGTGGTCGAGTCGGTCGGCGCCGGGGTCACCGACGTCGCCCCGGGTGATTTCGTGGTGCTGAACTGGCGGGCGGTCTGCGGCAACTGCCGCGCCTGCAACAAGGGCAAGCCGTGGTACTGCTTCGCCACCCACAACGCCACCCAGAAGATGACCCTCGAGGACGGGACCGAGCTGTCCCCGGCGCTGGGCATCGGCGCGTTCGTCGAAAAGACGCTGGTGCACGCGGGACAGTGCACAAAGGTCGACCCGCGGGCCCGCGCCGCCGCCGTCGGCCTGCTGGGCTGCGGCGTCATGGCCGGCATCGGCGCGGCGATCAACACCGGCGGCGTGACCCGTGGCGACTCGGTCGCGGTGATCGGCTGCGGCGGGGTCGGCGACGGCGCGGTGGCCGGGGCGGCGCTGGCCGGGGCCACCACGATCATCGCGATCGACACCGACGACCAGAAGCTGGAGTGGGCCCGGAAGTTCGGCGCGACGCATGTTGTGAATGCCCGTGGCGTCGACGTGGTCGAAAAGGTCAAGGAGCTGACCGGCGGCTTCGGCGCCGATGTCGTGGTTGAGGCTGTGGGCCGCCCCGAGACGTACGAGCAGGCCTTTTACGCCCGTGATCTGGCCGGCACGGTGGTGCTGGTCGGCGTGCCCACCCCCGACATGAAGATCGAGCTGCCGCTGCTCGAGGTCTTCGGGCGAGGCGGCGCGCTCAAGTCCAGCTGGTACGGCGACTGCCTGCCCACCCGTGACTTCCCCATGCTGACCGAGCTCTACCTGCAGGGACGCCTCGACCTGGACGCGTTCGTGACCGAGGAGATCCCGCTCGGCCAGGTCGAGGACGCCTTCAAAAAGATGCACACGGGCGGCGTGCTGCGCTCCGTGGTCGTCTTCTGA
- a CDS encoding MarR family winged helix-turn-helix transcriptional regulator, translated as MTEPSGAAEPRWLTDEQQQTWRRFVEVLIKVPAALEAQLQRDAGLTHMGYIVLVRLSEQPDRRLAMSKLAKSVTASLSRLSHVVARLEGHGWVRRERDPDDGRVQIAVLTGDGFDKIRDSAPGHVEAVQQLVFDRLSPAQVRQLAKLADALLDQPLDIRIPATSDPCA; from the coding sequence ATGACAGAGCCTTCTGGCGCGGCCGAGCCGCGGTGGTTGACCGACGAGCAGCAACAGACGTGGCGCCGCTTCGTCGAAGTGCTGATCAAGGTGCCCGCGGCGCTCGAGGCTCAGTTGCAGCGCGACGCCGGGCTGACCCACATGGGCTACATCGTCCTGGTCCGGCTCAGCGAGCAACCCGACCGCCGGCTGGCCATGAGCAAGCTGGCCAAGTCCGTCACCGCGTCGCTGTCCCGCCTGTCGCACGTCGTCGCCCGCCTCGAAGGCCACGGCTGGGTGCGCCGCGAGCGCGACCCCGACGACGGCCGGGTGCAGATCGCCGTGCTCACCGGCGACGGCTTCGACAAGATCAGGGATTCGGCGCCCGGGCACGTCGAGGCCGTGCAGCAGCTCGTCTTCGACCGGCTGTCCCCGGCCCAGGTGCGCCAGCTGGCCAAGCTGGCCGACGCGCTGCTCGACCAGCCGCTCGACATCCGCATCCCCGCGACCTCTGACCCATGCGCGTGA
- a CDS encoding cupin domain-containing protein — protein sequence MEHFTIATVAEESPDFRRVLWTGKHTQLVIMTIPPDGEIGEEVHEVDQILTFVSGTGKAIVSGQERKVTQGDLVVVPAGRKHNFLNTGPNPLVLYTVYGPPEHAEGAVHKTKEEADALEEAGKDEPPQG from the coding sequence ATGGAGCACTTCACAATCGCCACCGTCGCCGAGGAGAGCCCGGATTTCCGCCGCGTGCTCTGGACCGGCAAGCACACCCAGTTGGTCATCATGACGATTCCGCCGGACGGCGAGATCGGCGAGGAGGTCCACGAGGTGGATCAGATCCTCACCTTCGTCAGCGGCACCGGCAAGGCCATCGTGTCCGGCCAGGAGCGTAAGGTCACCCAGGGTGACCTCGTCGTGGTGCCGGCCGGGCGCAAGCACAACTTCCTCAACACCGGCCCCAACCCGCTGGTGCTCTACACCGTCTACGGCCCGCCGGAGCACGCCGAGGGCGCCGTGCACAAGACGAAGGAAGAGGCCGACGCGCTGGAGGAAGCCGGCAAGGACGAGCCGCCGCAGGGCTGA
- a CDS encoding EAL domain-containing protein, whose translation MAAPDEHQHAPAPRLPAQRNPVDDRPAWFSYTATGDRIVWSAALRAMLGDPPAYDEVSRKALIRYVHRDDHAEALAAITKAWTTSGPVRTTIRLLRTDGGWFDVDCRLDPVKSPDGTVRGIRGTVTDVSDRERARREIDRLARRGETVQASVVEIDPETGLLTRARFADEIDRALRRGGGAVLVIRVQPEPSDLDGEHLRPERNANLLQRAARVLEGVMQQGALLGRVGPNEIAVLLPGTSWPMARRESDLLVEALRSQTFVLPDTWLRAQAWGGLVRFTPDGDAGSHELLIDAEHAWRQSREAAVPLTLIAHPVPARDRQGSYRSRVADALDTDRFTLYAQPILELQSNEITRHELLLRVLDEAGGPQSPIQVLDIAERLDAVFDIDLWVVERAMQLAAEQPGRCLQINLSGRSVGDPRLTDEVERLIDRYGVKPEQLTFEITETALIGNLSEARRFADRIRDLGCELALDDFGSGYASFRYLRIFPIDLVKIDGEYVVDLVDSPQDQVLVRALVQVCQAYGIHTVAEFVQDEPTLRLLRELGVDYVQGYLIGRPAPVAEGRLHTS comes from the coding sequence ATGGCCGCACCCGATGAGCATCAGCATGCGCCGGCGCCGCGGCTTCCCGCGCAGCGCAACCCCGTCGACGACCGCCCCGCCTGGTTCTCCTACACGGCAACCGGCGACCGGATCGTGTGGTCGGCGGCGCTGCGCGCGATGCTCGGCGACCCACCCGCGTACGACGAGGTGAGCCGCAAGGCCCTGATCCGTTACGTGCATCGCGACGACCACGCCGAGGCGCTGGCCGCGATCACCAAGGCGTGGACGACGAGCGGTCCCGTCCGTACGACGATCCGGCTGTTGCGGACCGACGGCGGGTGGTTCGACGTGGACTGCCGGCTCGACCCGGTCAAGAGTCCCGACGGCACTGTCCGCGGCATCCGGGGCACGGTGACCGACGTCTCGGACCGCGAACGAGCCCGCCGCGAGATCGACAGGCTGGCCCGCCGCGGCGAGACAGTGCAGGCCTCCGTTGTCGAGATCGACCCCGAGACCGGCCTGCTCACCCGGGCCCGGTTCGCCGACGAGATCGACCGTGCCCTGCGCCGCGGCGGGGGAGCGGTGCTGGTCATCCGGGTACAGCCGGAACCGTCCGACCTGGACGGCGAGCACCTGCGCCCGGAACGCAACGCCAACCTGCTGCAGCGGGCCGCCCGGGTGCTCGAGGGCGTGATGCAGCAGGGCGCCCTGCTCGGCCGGGTCGGGCCCAACGAGATCGCCGTGCTGCTGCCGGGCACCTCCTGGCCGATGGCGCGGCGCGAGTCCGACCTGCTGGTCGAGGCGCTGCGGTCGCAGACCTTCGTGCTGCCCGACACCTGGCTGCGCGCGCAGGCGTGGGGCGGGCTCGTACGGTTCACCCCCGACGGTGACGCCGGCAGCCACGAGCTGCTGATCGACGCCGAGCACGCGTGGCGTCAGTCCCGCGAGGCCGCCGTGCCGCTGACCCTGATCGCCCACCCGGTGCCGGCCCGCGACCGGCAGGGTTCCTATCGCAGCCGGGTCGCCGACGCGCTCGACACCGACCGCTTCACGCTCTACGCCCAGCCGATCCTCGAACTGCAGAGCAACGAGATCACCCGGCACGAGCTGCTGCTGCGGGTGCTCGACGAGGCCGGCGGCCCGCAGTCGCCGATCCAGGTGCTCGACATCGCCGAGCGTCTGGACGCGGTCTTCGACATCGACCTGTGGGTTGTCGAGCGGGCCATGCAGCTCGCCGCCGAGCAGCCCGGCCGCTGCCTGCAGATCAACCTGTCGGGCCGCTCGGTCGGCGATCCGCGGCTGACCGACGAGGTCGAGAGGCTGATCGACCGGTACGGGGTCAAGCCCGAGCAGCTGACGTTCGAGATCACCGAGACGGCCCTGATCGGCAACCTGAGCGAGGCCCGGCGGTTCGCCGACCGGATCCGCGATCTCGGCTGCGAGCTGGCGCTGGACGACTTCGGCTCGGGTTACGCGTCCTTCCGCTATCTGCGGATCTTCCCGATCGACCTCGTCAAGATCGACGGGGAGTACGTGGTCGACCTGGTCGACAGCCCGCAGGACCAGGTGCTCGTGCGGGCGCTGGTGCAGGTCTGCCAGGCGTACGGGATCCACACCGTGGCCGAGTTCGTGCAGGACGAACCCACCTTGCGGCTGCTGCGCGAGCTGGGCGTCGACTACGTGCAGGGCTATCTGATCGGCCGTCCGGCCCCGGTCGCCGAGGGCCGATTGCATACGTCCTGA
- a CDS encoding restriction endonuclease — translation MGIIRDMQRVHATQAFADQRANTAAAQQRDLIRRNADLAIAAAQQAAADADRKREHQRLYHEAKTADAAVANAEIRARLSDLDALLLSTLDVDDHIDLQVFKKPVVAPPFDPGPLARPLPEPRWDSYVPPQPRGVGKIIGGDRLRQQQNASALRAFEDARARWSEAEERRKAQLEARRRAYEESLRKHEAKVAAYNAEVDRFAKAVADADPASVVEYFAMVLGNSVYPDDFPQHFRLAYLPKQRHLLIEYHLPPVEVVPHVKDYRYDRFRDDLTAVPRDETEIRRRYVEVIARVTLRTIHEVIEADRGGLVRQVSFNGIVDTIDRRTGRFVRPCLVSIQTERDTFAAIKLRRVDPVACVKHLEGALSAQPDELTAVPEKIDFDRDADRDFTEEFNVLAEIDERPNLVALTDTQWEQQLADLFGIMGLQMGAPARGELGTRWLATDPRPIFGGPVVIFANRGAASGAAAVHALAGAVTAAGATKGILVSLGGIEPAAYEAVAGRPLELIDGPALVTLLSNYCRVKARIELTA, via the coding sequence ATGGGCATCATTCGGGACATGCAGCGGGTGCACGCCACCCAGGCGTTCGCCGATCAGCGGGCCAACACGGCGGCCGCGCAGCAGCGCGACCTGATCCGGCGCAACGCCGACCTGGCGATCGCCGCCGCGCAGCAGGCCGCGGCCGACGCCGACCGCAAACGCGAGCACCAACGGCTCTACCACGAGGCCAAGACGGCCGACGCGGCCGTGGCCAACGCCGAGATCCGGGCCCGGCTCAGCGACCTCGACGCGCTGCTGCTCTCCACCCTGGACGTCGATGACCACATCGACCTGCAGGTGTTCAAGAAACCGGTGGTGGCGCCGCCGTTCGACCCGGGTCCGCTGGCCCGCCCGCTGCCCGAGCCGCGCTGGGACAGTTACGTGCCGCCGCAGCCGCGCGGCGTCGGCAAGATCATCGGTGGGGACCGTCTGCGTCAGCAGCAGAACGCCAGCGCGTTGCGGGCCTTCGAGGACGCTCGGGCCCGGTGGTCCGAGGCCGAGGAGCGGCGCAAGGCCCAGCTCGAGGCGCGCCGGAGGGCGTACGAGGAAAGTCTGCGCAAGCACGAGGCAAAGGTCGCGGCCTACAACGCCGAGGTCGATCGGTTCGCGAAAGCGGTCGCCGACGCCGACCCGGCCTCCGTCGTGGAGTACTTCGCGATGGTGCTCGGCAACTCCGTCTACCCCGACGACTTCCCGCAGCATTTCCGGCTGGCCTACCTGCCCAAACAGCGCCACCTGCTGATCGAGTACCACCTGCCGCCGGTCGAAGTGGTGCCGCACGTCAAGGACTACCGCTACGACCGGTTCCGTGACGACCTGACCGCCGTGCCGCGCGACGAGACCGAGATCCGCCGGCGATACGTCGAGGTGATCGCCCGGGTCACGCTGCGCACGATCCACGAGGTGATCGAGGCGGACCGCGGCGGCCTGGTCCGGCAGGTCTCGTTCAACGGCATCGTCGACACGATCGACCGCCGCACCGGCCGGTTCGTGCGGCCCTGCCTGGTGTCGATCCAGACCGAGCGGGACACCTTCGCCGCCATCAAGCTGCGCCGGGTCGACCCGGTGGCCTGCGTGAAGCATCTCGAGGGCGCGCTCTCGGCCCAGCCCGACGAGCTGACCGCCGTACCCGAGAAGATCGACTTCGACCGGGACGCCGACCGGGACTTCACCGAGGAGTTCAACGTGCTGGCCGAGATCGACGAGCGGCCCAACCTGGTAGCCCTGACCGACACCCAGTGGGAGCAGCAGCTGGCCGACCTGTTCGGGATCATGGGGCTGCAGATGGGCGCACCGGCCCGCGGCGAGCTCGGCACACGGTGGCTCGCGACCGACCCGCGACCGATCTTCGGCGGGCCCGTGGTGATCTTCGCGAACCGCGGCGCGGCGTCCGGGGCGGCCGCCGTGCACGCCCTGGCCGGCGCGGTCACGGCGGCCGGGGCGACCAAGGGGATCCTGGTGTCGCTGGGCGGCATCGAGCCCGCGGCGTACGAGGCCGTGGCGGGCCGCCCGCTCGAGCTGATCGACGGCCCGGCCCTGGTCACGCTGCTCTCCAACTACTGCCGCGTCAAAGCCCGGATCGAACTGACGGCGTGA